Within Stigmatella aurantiaca, the genomic segment TCGTCAACAAGCCCCGGGTGCTCCTGCTGGACGAGCCGCTGGGAGCGCTGGACTTGCGGCTGCGCGAGCAGATGCAGACGGAGCTGAAGTCCCTGCAGCGCCGGCTGGGCATCACCTTCATCTACGTCACCCACGACCAGGGCGAGGCCCTGTCCATGTCGGACCGGGTGGCCGTCTTCAGCCACGGCCGCATCGAGCAGGTGGACACCCCGCGGGGGCTCTACACGCGGCCGCGCACGGCCTTCGTCGCCCGCTTCGTGGGCACCTCCAACGTGGTGGAGGGCACGCTGGCCCAGCAACTCACCGGCTCGGCGCGGCCCTTCTCCGTGCGGCCCGAGCACATCCGCTTCGCGGGCGAGGCCGCCTCCGACGGTCCGAGCGTGGAGGGGCGGCTCGTGGACGTGCAGTACCACGGGTCCACCAGCCGCTACACGGTGGAGGTGGCCGAGGGCACGGTGCTGGCCCTGAGCCTTCCCAACGCGGAGTCCGAAGCCGGAGGCCCCCGGCCGGGAGAGCCGGTGCGGCTGACCTGGTCCCGCCAGGCCATGGTGGAGCTGGAGCTGGGGACGTGAGCGGGAGCTCGCCGGGGGCAGGGGTGGGGCGGGTGCTCTCCAACGTCCTCTACCGGCGGAGCACGCTGCGCCTGCTGCTCATGCTCACCCCGCCGCTTCTCTGGTTCGGCGCGGTGTACCTGGGCTCGCTGCTGGCCCTGCTGGCCCAGAGCTTCTACACCTTCGACGACTTCACCATGGCGGTGACGCCGGAGCTCACCTGGGTGAACTACCAGGCGCTCCTGGAGGACGCCAACGCGGACATCGTCCTGCGCACGGTGGGCATGGCCTGCGCGGTGACGGTGGCCTCCGCGTTGCTGGCCTTCCCCATCGCCTACTATGGGGCGCGCTACGCGCACGGCTGGCGCAAGGGCTTCTTCTACGTGGCGGTGATGCTACCCATGTGGGCCAGCTACATCGTCAAGGCGTACGCCTGGACGGTCATCCTCACCCGGGGCGGCATCCTCTACTGG encodes:
- a CDS encoding ABC transporter ATP-binding protein; protein product: MTAAVELRGLHRHYGAVRAVDDVSLAIQDGEFFSLLGPSGSGKTTCLRLIAGFEQPTSGSLLLHGQEAAGIPPYERDVNTVFQDYALFPHMNVRDNVAYGLMVKGVEKKRRHAEAEGALELVALKGYGARRPAELSGGQRQRVALARALVNKPRVLLLDEPLGALDLRLREQMQTELKSLQRRLGITFIYVTHDQGEALSMSDRVAVFSHGRIEQVDTPRGLYTRPRTAFVARFVGTSNVVEGTLAQQLTGSARPFSVRPEHIRFAGEAASDGPSVEGRLVDVQYHGSTSRYTVEVAEGTVLALSLPNAESEAGGPRPGEPVRLTWSRQAMVELELGT